One genomic window of Candidatus Pseudobacter hemicellulosilyticus includes the following:
- the surE gene encoding 5'/3'-nucleotidase SurE — translation MRILITNDDGIYSPGIAALARVAQRFGEVQIVAPDVEQSSMGHAITASRPLFYKKSPITFEGINAYRVNGTPADCVGLGTHLWANTDVVLSGINMGYNLGNSMWHSGTLAGAKQAVLLGIKGIALSTASGKTEPDFEALEPFVAKALELLLESTSLSLFNVNFPPNPQGMKWTRQSVRLYDGKIVPGMDPMGRKHYWHTVVPLEPADEGTDRWAIEQDFVSITPLRLDLTNEAQLVEALQKQPVS, via the coding sequence ATGAGAATACTGATAACAAACGACGATGGGATCTACAGTCCCGGAATAGCCGCGCTGGCCCGGGTGGCGCAGCGTTTTGGCGAAGTACAGATTGTGGCGCCGGATGTGGAGCAGTCCTCTATGGGGCATGCCATCACGGCTTCCCGACCTTTATTCTACAAGAAATCGCCTATCACATTTGAAGGCATCAATGCCTACCGGGTGAATGGTACGCCGGCAGACTGTGTAGGCCTGGGCACGCATCTCTGGGCCAATACCGATGTGGTATTGTCGGGCATCAATATGGGCTATAACCTGGGAAATTCCATGTGGCATTCGGGCACCCTGGCAGGCGCCAAGCAGGCGGTATTGCTGGGGATCAAAGGCATTGCGCTCAGTACGGCATCTGGTAAGACCGAACCCGATTTTGAAGCACTGGAGCCTTTTGTAGCGAAAGCCCTGGAACTGCTGCTGGAGTCCACCTCGCTGAGCCTGTTCAATGTCAATTTCCCGCCCAATCCACAGGGCATGAAATGGACGCGGCAGTCAGTCAGGTTGTACGACGGAAAGATTGTTCCCGGTATGGACCCCATGGGCCGCAAGCACTACTGGCATACGGTAGTGCCGCTGGAACCTGCAGATGAAGGCACAGACCGCTGGGCTATAGAGCAGGATTTTGTGTCTATTACTCCATTGCGGCTTGACCTCACCAATGAGGCACAGCTGGTGGAGGCCCTGCAGAAGCAGCCTGTTTCGTAA
- a CDS encoding DUF3820 family protein has protein sequence MSTDQPNSALLRETVTMKMPFGKYKDTLLCDLPVSYLEWFQRKGFPSGKLGMLLATVYEIKINGLSEILMKLKRM, from the coding sequence GTGAGTACCGACCAGCCTAATTCAGCCCTTCTGCGTGAAACTGTCACCATGAAAATGCCCTTTGGCAAATACAAGGACACCCTGCTTTGCGACCTTCCCGTTTCCTACCTGGAATGGTTCCAGCGCAAAGGATTCCCTTCGGGCAAGCTGGGCATGCTGCTGGCTACGGTCTACGAGATCAAGATCAACGGCCTGAGCGAGATCCTGATGAAGCTGAAGCGAATGTAG
- a CDS encoding DUF2723 domain-containing protein has translation MRFRTINNLAGWIVCLIAFAVYACTLEPTTSLWDCGEFISAAYKLQIPHPPGAPLFILLGRFFVILFGDNPQTAAIAVNTLSAVASAFTILFLFWSITHFARKLVLLQGVEPQGRQVFTIISAGTIGALAYAFSDSFWFSAVEGEVYALSSFFTALVFWAALKWEQQADQPGADRWLVFLFFMMGVSIGVHLLNLLTIPAIIMIYYFKRFRVTRKGTLLAFIVACAITGVVQKFIIQSTIRGAGWFDIQFVNELGLPFFSGFITFFILLTGALLLAVRYASRKQWYRLKLGLVCSLFMLLGYSTYTTTLLRSNANPGVDFNNVDNPITLASYLGREQYNDWPILYGPDFTEKAPYAANGDQYVKLGNRYAVAGKDFRQDWAAAPGAHFFPRLWDPGNDRRQPECYQRFTGLEEGEAPTMADNIRYFSNYQAGWMYMRYFLWNFSGKQNDLQGFGNARDSNFITGFSFVDNALHGDQSMLPDSIHQDNKGYNRLYMLPLALGIIGLVFHFRRQKKDFLVSGLLFFFTGLAVVVYLNQSGFQPRERDYAYVGSFYAFAIWIGLGVVALSQWLGKWAKGSLPVYAIAGCCLLAVPGLMLQQEWDDHDRSDKTLARDLARNYLESCPPNAILLTAEDNDTYPLWYLQEVEGVRRDVRVMISGILSMDWYINQLRYKVNDSDPFAMPLTPEQIAGNRLNLVYPAKLPGFDANKYYDLREMLTNVAASDDPRYTHLTEEGELIHLLPTRKFSVPVDEHLVRTNGTVQPGETILPQLTIDLSNKEYFLKNDLAILALIADNKWKRPICFSSSSTAADLGLEKYVRLEGLTWRLAPVENSLVNTAVASKNILEKFSYGNAGRPGVYFDEENRRRLNTIRIAHLQVAQGLLHTGDKAGARAILRRFDSQVSPANFPYGYTTNLGNQHNIVSAQFLQTCYLADDLELARKVTTSLEKDLRQQLRYYRHLGDAEQPEEQLVQNAYQLVQGKPGELASRQYAFARDILSSWQLLQQLKDWELEFTGKKSS, from the coding sequence ATGCGCTTTAGGACCATCAACAACCTGGCTGGCTGGATCGTATGCCTGATCGCCTTTGCCGTGTATGCCTGTACGCTGGAACCTACCACCAGCCTCTGGGATTGCGGCGAGTTCATTTCTGCCGCTTACAAACTGCAGATACCCCATCCACCCGGCGCTCCGCTGTTCATCCTGCTGGGCCGGTTCTTTGTGATCCTCTTTGGCGATAACCCGCAAACGGCAGCCATAGCCGTCAATACCCTCAGCGCGGTGGCCAGCGCTTTTACCATTCTGTTCCTTTTCTGGTCCATTACCCATTTTGCCCGTAAGCTGGTATTGCTCCAGGGCGTTGAGCCCCAGGGCAGGCAGGTATTTACTATCATCAGCGCCGGCACTATCGGCGCCCTGGCTTATGCCTTTTCCGATTCTTTCTGGTTCAGCGCCGTGGAAGGTGAGGTCTATGCCCTCTCCTCCTTCTTCACGGCCCTGGTCTTCTGGGCAGCCCTTAAATGGGAGCAGCAGGCTGATCAGCCCGGAGCCGATCGCTGGCTAGTCTTCCTATTCTTCATGATGGGCGTGTCCATCGGGGTACACCTGCTCAACCTGCTGACTATCCCGGCCATCATCATGATCTATTATTTCAAGCGTTTCCGCGTGACCCGAAAGGGTACCCTGCTGGCATTTATAGTGGCCTGCGCAATCACCGGCGTAGTGCAGAAATTCATTATCCAGAGTACCATCCGTGGCGCCGGCTGGTTTGATATCCAGTTTGTCAATGAACTGGGCCTGCCCTTTTTCTCCGGCTTCATCACCTTCTTTATACTGCTGACAGGCGCCCTGCTGCTGGCTGTCCGCTACGCCAGCCGGAAGCAATGGTACCGGTTGAAGCTGGGCCTGGTCTGCTCCCTGTTCATGCTGCTGGGCTATTCCACCTATACCACCACCCTGCTGCGCTCCAATGCCAACCCGGGTGTGGACTTCAACAATGTTGACAATCCGATCACCCTGGCCAGTTACCTGGGCCGGGAACAGTATAACGACTGGCCCATTCTCTATGGTCCCGACTTTACAGAGAAAGCACCCTACGCTGCCAATGGCGATCAATATGTGAAACTGGGCAACCGGTATGCGGTAGCCGGCAAGGATTTCCGGCAGGACTGGGCCGCGGCGCCCGGAGCGCATTTCTTCCCCCGCCTATGGGATCCGGGTAACGACCGGCGTCAGCCCGAATGTTACCAGCGCTTCACCGGGCTGGAAGAAGGCGAAGCACCCACCATGGCCGATAATATCCGCTACTTCAGCAACTACCAGGCCGGCTGGATGTACATGCGTTATTTCCTCTGGAACTTTTCCGGGAAACAAAACGATCTGCAGGGCTTCGGCAATGCGCGCGACAGTAATTTCATCACCGGCTTTTCCTTTGTGGACAATGCCCTCCATGGTGATCAGTCCATGCTGCCCGACAGCATTCACCAGGACAATAAAGGCTATAACCGGCTCTACATGCTGCCCCTGGCCCTGGGCATTATTGGATTGGTATTTCATTTCAGGCGCCAGAAAAAAGATTTCCTGGTCAGCGGCCTGCTCTTCTTTTTCACCGGCCTGGCCGTGGTCGTTTACCTGAACCAGTCCGGGTTCCAGCCGCGGGAGCGGGACTATGCCTATGTGGGTTCTTTCTATGCCTTTGCTATCTGGATCGGGCTGGGTGTGGTAGCCCTCAGCCAGTGGCTGGGTAAATGGGCCAAAGGGTCCCTGCCTGTCTATGCTATCGCCGGCTGCTGCCTGCTGGCCGTACCGGGCCTCATGCTGCAACAGGAATGGGACGATCATGACCGGAGCGATAAAACCCTGGCCCGTGACCTGGCGCGTAACTACCTCGAAAGCTGCCCGCCCAATGCCATCCTGCTCACAGCCGAAGACAATGACACCTATCCGCTCTGGTATCTCCAGGAAGTGGAAGGCGTAAGGCGGGATGTGCGAGTCATGATCAGCGGTATCCTTTCTATGGACTGGTATATTAACCAGCTGCGCTACAAGGTCAATGACAGCGATCCTTTTGCTATGCCGCTGACACCGGAACAGATAGCCGGCAACAGGCTCAACCTGGTATATCCCGCAAAGCTGCCAGGCTTTGACGCCAATAAATATTATGACCTCCGGGAGATGCTGACCAATGTAGCAGCCAGTGATGACCCCCGATATACCCACCTGACGGAAGAAGGCGAACTGATCCACCTGCTGCCCACCCGCAAATTTTCGGTGCCGGTAGATGAACATTTGGTACGAACCAATGGGACGGTGCAGCCCGGAGAAACGATACTGCCGCAGCTGACCATTGACCTGAGCAATAAAGAATACTTTCTCAAAAATGACCTGGCCATTCTGGCGCTGATAGCCGACAACAAATGGAAAAGACCTATCTGCTTCAGCAGCAGCAGCACGGCGGCCGACCTGGGCCTGGAAAAATATGTCCGGCTGGAAGGCCTGACCTGGCGGCTGGCGCCGGTGGAGAATAGCCTGGTCAATACTGCCGTGGCGTCAAAGAATATCCTGGAAAAATTCAGCTATGGCAATGCCGGTCGGCCCGGCGTTTATTTTGATGAGGAAAACCGGCGCCGGCTGAACACTATCCGCATTGCCCATCTGCAGGTAGCGCAGGGCCTGCTGCATACCGGCGATAAGGCCGGAGCAAGGGCCATCCTCCGTCGCTTTGATAGCCAGGTGAGCCCGGCCAATTTCCCCTATGGCTATACTACCAACCTGGGCAACCAGCACAATATTGTTTCGGCCCAGTTCCTGCAGACCTGTTACCTGGCGGACGACCTGGAGCTGGCCCGGAAAGTAACTACTTCCCTGGAAAAAGACCTGCGGCAGCAGCTGCGCTATTATCGCCACCTGGGTGATGCGGAGCAGCCGGAAGAGCAACTGGTCCAGAATGCTTACCAGCTGGTCCAGGGAAAGCCGGGAGAACTGGCCAGTCGGCAGTATGCCTTTGCCAGGGATATCCTCAGCTCCTGGCAGCTGTTGCAGCAGCTGAAAGATTGGGAACTGGAATTTACCGGCAAGAAAAGCAGCTGA
- a CDS encoding peptidylprolyl isomerase, producing the protein MRHLICFLLLAGSLAACKPSYKEPHIEIRTKLGDIEIELYPDKAPKTVAAFLGYVEKGLYKDGSFYRVLNLENQPSNAGKAELIQGGIYKKRNQRETIPGIPHESTDKTGILHKDGTISLARLEPGTATTEFFICLGDQPGFDHGGENNADGLGYAAFGKVVKGMDIVRRIYQRPEYEQSFDPPVPIYTIVRL; encoded by the coding sequence ATGCGCCACCTGATCTGTTTTCTATTGCTGGCGGGCAGCCTGGCTGCCTGCAAGCCCTCTTATAAAGAGCCCCATATTGAGATCCGCACCAAACTGGGTGATATAGAAATAGAACTCTACCCGGACAAAGCCCCTAAAACAGTGGCTGCTTTCCTCGGCTATGTAGAGAAAGGATTATACAAGGATGGTAGTTTTTACCGGGTACTCAATCTGGAGAACCAGCCTTCCAATGCCGGTAAGGCGGAGCTGATCCAGGGCGGCATTTACAAGAAACGCAACCAGCGGGAAACTATTCCCGGCATTCCGCATGAAAGCACTGATAAGACGGGCATCCTGCACAAGGATGGAACTATTTCCCTGGCCAGGCTGGAGCCGGGCACTGCTACTACTGAATTCTTCATCTGCCTCGGTGATCAGCCCGGCTTTGACCATGGCGGGGAGAACAATGCCGATGGCCTGGGGTATGCCGCCTTCGGAAAGGTGGTAAAAGGAATGGATATAGTGCGGCGTATTTACCAGCGCCCGGAATATGAGCAGTCCTTTGATCCCCCTGTGCCTATTTATACTATTGTAAGGTTGTAA
- a CDS encoding nucleoid-associated protein: MTGIDSVQLEKVIVHKVGNPSRGEELKLSENPLTLNDEIVRGLLTKYFLGPFNENELYHFTHLSDLDMNEVYNYVRKIFEARENFLPQSALLAQFLYTKSTHAKVKEGELYVALFDKVPFEGEEIQAVGLFKSESKETFLKVFPHGQSYEVIHEEGININKLDKGCLIFRSNTAEGFKVAVVDNTNKQNDAVYWLTDFLQVTPYSDSFHNTDKYLSLCKQFITNEYPEKFDVSKSDQIDMLNRSMDYFKSKEQFSLQEFAEEVIHHPDVLDTFMDYKKNFETARNFEIGDEFDIHLSAVKKQQRVFKTVLKLDRNFHIYIHGRRDLIERGIDETTGKKYYKIFYDEET; encoded by the coding sequence ATGACAGGCATAGACAGTGTACAGCTGGAAAAAGTGATCGTCCATAAAGTGGGCAACCCTTCCAGGGGCGAAGAATTGAAATTGTCGGAAAACCCGCTGACCCTGAACGATGAGATCGTAAGGGGGCTGCTGACCAAATATTTTTTGGGTCCCTTCAACGAAAATGAACTCTACCATTTTACGCACCTCTCCGACCTGGACATGAACGAGGTCTACAACTATGTCCGCAAAATATTTGAGGCCAGGGAAAACTTCCTGCCGCAATCCGCCCTGCTGGCGCAGTTCCTGTATACAAAGTCTACCCATGCCAAGGTGAAAGAAGGCGAGTTGTATGTAGCGCTGTTCGACAAAGTACCTTTTGAAGGTGAAGAGATCCAGGCGGTAGGCCTGTTCAAATCGGAGTCCAAAGAAACTTTCCTCAAAGTATTCCCACATGGCCAGAGCTATGAGGTGATCCATGAAGAAGGCATCAATATCAATAAGCTGGACAAAGGCTGCCTGATCTTCCGCAGCAATACTGCCGAAGGCTTCAAGGTAGCTGTAGTAGACAATACCAACAAACAGAATGATGCCGTGTACTGGCTGACCGATTTCCTGCAGGTGACGCCCTACTCCGACAGCTTTCACAACACAGACAAATACCTTAGCCTCTGCAAGCAGTTTATCACCAATGAATACCCGGAAAAATTCGATGTCAGCAAGAGCGACCAGATCGATATGCTGAACCGGTCCATGGATTATTTCAAGAGCAAAGAGCAGTTCAGCTTACAGGAGTTTGCAGAAGAGGTGATCCATCACCCTGATGTGCTGGATACGTTTATGGATTACAAGAAGAACTTTGAAACAGCCCGCAATTTTGAGATCGGGGATGAATTTGATATCCATCTCTCAGCGGTTAAAAAACAGCAGCGCGTGTTCAAAACAGTCCTGAAGCTGGACCGCAATTTCCATATCTATATCCATGGACGAAGGGACCTGATAGAGCGGGGGATAGATGAAACAACGGGAAAAAAATACTATAAGATATTTTATGACGAAGAAACCTAA